The Montipora capricornis isolate CH-2021 chromosome 3, ASM3666992v2, whole genome shotgun sequence genome includes the window AGTCAGGTGTCATGTGCTTCATACAAACTCTAACTGGTTCATTCTTTCCCTTTCAATAGCTGATTTTCTTGTTGGTTTAATTCTAATTCCGATTTACACGTCTTGTGCGCTTTGGATTTCATGTAATAAACCGGTCTTAAACATGAGCATCGATCTGTTATTATACGTTTCTTTAGTAAACATGTGTGCAATGACAGGTGACCGGTACCTCTTCATTGTGAGGCCGCTGACATACTTCCAAACCATGACGGAAACTCGCGTGTTTGTGTTGGTTGCTGCCGCCTGGCTGATACCTTTACTTTTTTCGTTGATTCCTTTGGCATGGATTTTCTCCGAATCGTTGGAAAACAAGGAGAGGGTCGTATCAATTTATGGAACTTTTCAAGTAATAGGCTTCAATATTGTCCCATGTGCAACGATGTTAATAATTTACGGCCATATTCTTCTCATTTCTCGCAAACACTCCCGACAGATGCTCGCTACGACCGTGGAACAACGCACAGGGCACCCAAGGACGCTGAA containing:
- the LOC138043814 gene encoding octopamine receptor beta-2R-like, which gives rise to MNYYMETHTCHEYNSTSNSSANAVREWYLVLGNLMGVIILAGNGVVIYLIVRCHVLHTNSNWFILSLSIADFLVGLILIPIYTSCALWISCNKPVLNMSIDLLLYVSLVNMCAMTGDRYLFIVRPLTYFQTMTETRVFVLVAAAWLIPLLFSLIPLAWIFSESLENKERVVSIYGTFQVIGFNIVPCATMLIIYGHILLISRKHSRQMLATTVEQRTGHPRTLNLRQRNHESPATRVFGLVVIFFMFCWILSGYRHLCRYFKLRCCISPGTVISSRLLVLLNSAINPLIYAFLKKDIKREIAKRMCKERRCNNDIILPLVKIKRNATDDIVR